The following proteins are encoded in a genomic region of Gimesia algae:
- a CDS encoding SDR family oxidoreductase: MPGLENKNIVVTGGGTGIGEACALSLAQAGANVVVGGRRQAPLEAVSAQAEGKIGFHTIDVADRESVTAFFDWANEKLGHIDILVHCAGINCRDRSMEVVSGEDWDKLMTVNATGAFNCMQAVLPQMRERQDGLIINICSVSGIRAGLLGGVAYNASKFAMSALGTTVAQEEKDRGVRISTIYPGEVETPILDERPVPVSKEHRAKILQPEDVAAAVTMICQLPPRAHVPDLTIKPTTAAFV; the protein is encoded by the coding sequence ATGCCTGGATTAGAAAATAAAAATATTGTCGTGACCGGCGGAGGCACGGGAATTGGAGAAGCCTGTGCTTTGAGTCTGGCACAGGCCGGAGCCAATGTGGTTGTGGGCGGCAGACGCCAAGCGCCACTGGAAGCCGTTTCTGCACAGGCAGAAGGAAAAATCGGTTTTCATACCATCGACGTCGCAGACCGGGAAAGCGTCACTGCATTTTTTGACTGGGCAAACGAGAAACTGGGACACATTGATATTCTCGTACACTGCGCAGGCATTAACTGTCGAGACCGCTCAATGGAAGTGGTTTCAGGGGAAGACTGGGATAAACTGATGACAGTCAATGCGACCGGTGCATTCAACTGTATGCAGGCAGTTCTACCTCAAATGCGGGAACGGCAGGACGGACTGATTATAAACATATGTTCCGTGTCGGGAATTCGGGCTGGCCTGCTGGGCGGAGTTGCCTATAATGCCTCGAAGTTTGCGATGTCTGCGCTGGGGACAACCGTTGCTCAAGAGGAGAAAGATCGAGGAGTTCGAATTTCAACCATCTATCCAGGGGAAGTGGAAACCCCGATCCTGGACGAGCGTCCGGTTCCTGTCAGCAAAGAACATCGTGCGAAAATACTGCAACCGGAAGACGTAGCCGCTGCAGTGACGATGATTTGCCAGCTTCCTCCACGTGCTCATGTTCCTGATCTGACAATCAAGCCAA